In the genome of Gemmatimonadaceae bacterium, one region contains:
- the hemL gene encoding glutamate-1-semialdehyde 2,1-aminomutase encodes MSDTIPMQTNTSRSSEVMERSRTRFPGGVNSPVRAFRGVGGDPIVAARGKGARVWDVDGNEYIDYVLSWGPLVLGHAPDVVLEEVARVMQLGTSFGMPTEREVELADLIADRMPHLEMVRFTSSGTEAAMSIARLARAITKREHILKFEGCYHGHADAFLVKAGSGVATLGLPDSPGVPAALANLTITCPYNDLEAVARIAREVPLAAIMLEPIVGNSGFIEPTPEFIPGLRKIADETGALLVFDEVMTGFRIAYGGARERFNVTPDLTALGKVIGGGLPVAAYGGKREYMEHIAPTGPVYQAGTLSGNPLAMAGGLATLRALTREVHDSITAQTANLVQGLRDIAARHGVPLTASHAGSMWGFFFQHGPVRTYDDAKLSDVALFKRFFHAARRRGVNLAPSAFEAAFMSAAHGPSEIAETLTRLDDAMAAAVAERD; translated from the coding sequence ATGAGCGATACGATCCCCATGCAGACGAATACGTCGCGCTCGAGCGAGGTCATGGAACGCTCGCGTACGCGCTTTCCGGGCGGGGTAAACTCGCCGGTGCGCGCGTTCCGCGGGGTGGGTGGCGATCCGATCGTGGCCGCGCGCGGCAAGGGCGCGCGCGTGTGGGATGTCGACGGCAACGAGTACATCGACTACGTGCTGTCGTGGGGGCCGCTCGTACTTGGCCACGCGCCGGATGTGGTGCTCGAGGAGGTTGCGCGCGTCATGCAGTTGGGCACGAGCTTTGGGATGCCCACCGAGCGCGAGGTCGAGTTGGCCGATCTCATTGCCGACCGCATGCCGCACCTCGAGATGGTGCGCTTCACGAGCAGCGGCACGGAAGCGGCCATGAGCATTGCGCGGTTGGCGCGCGCCATCACGAAGCGCGAGCACATTCTCAAGTTCGAAGGGTGCTATCACGGGCACGCCGACGCCTTTCTCGTGAAGGCTGGCAGCGGTGTGGCCACGCTCGGGCTCCCCGACTCCCCGGGGGTGCCGGCGGCGCTGGCGAACCTCACCATCACCTGCCCGTACAACGACTTGGAGGCCGTGGCCAGGATCGCGCGTGAGGTGCCGCTCGCGGCCATCATGCTCGAGCCCATTGTGGGGAACAGCGGGTTCATCGAGCCGACGCCGGAGTTCATCCCCGGCCTGCGGAAGATTGCTGACGAAACCGGCGCCTTGCTCGTCTTTGACGAGGTTATGACCGGCTTCCGCATTGCCTACGGCGGCGCTCGCGAGCGCTTCAACGTGACCCCCGATCTCACCGCACTCGGCAAGGTGATCGGGGGCGGCCTGCCCGTGGCCGCGTATGGCGGCAAGCGCGAATACATGGAGCACATCGCGCCCACCGGGCCGGTGTACCAGGCCGGCACGCTCTCCGGCAATCCGCTGGCCATGGCCGGTGGTCTCGCCACGTTGCGCGCGCTCACGCGCGAGGTGCACGACAGCATCACGGCGCAGACGGCCAATCTGGTGCAGGGCTTGCGCGACATCGCGGCGCGTCACGGTGTGCCGCTCACGGCCAGCCACGCCGGCAGCATGTGGGGCTTCTTCTTCCAGCACGGCCCGGTGCGCACCTACGACGACGCCAAGTTGAGCGACGTTGCGCTGTTCAAGCGCTTCTTCCATGCGGCGCGTCGTCGCGGAGTGAACCTCGCACCGAGCGCGTTCGAAGCGGCCTTCATGTCGGCGGCGCATGGCCCGAGTGAAATCGCCGAGACGCTCACGCGCCTCGATGACGCGATGGCCGCGGCCGTAGCGGAGCGCGACTGA
- a CDS encoding DUF4105 domain-containing protein, with protein MAHWRAVGATLARTVAPLVLLASALVAQVPDNVPRTPRPPAPGTSPALDSARAERGKSLTFAIYTYGPGDEVFERFGHIALAMADASTGEDVAFNWGMFDFNQPNFLGRFLTGDTRYWMEGYRTFAFNAAYQGQNRSIRKQVLSLTNTQKGALQEFLLWNVQEDNKYYRYDYYNDNCSTRVRDAIDWALGGALKPVLDTAETHYTWRGETARITGDNLPIYAGIEVALGQQADRHLSKWQSDFLPERLATDFAGVTLRDGTKLIAQDTVLFAAASRTPLLREPPQWRWRALIAGLVLALAVFFAERRLGARGVVTAFGTLWYVVGGILGMALLLAGTVTKHAPYMGSNLSLFQVQPLLLLTGLLWWARGRSSRAGRAATWLAMLSAVIAFVGLLAQHLPMLFHQHNDVVWMFMAPVTVALGYAALPPRSGPGRV; from the coding sequence ATGGCCCACTGGCGTGCGGTGGGGGCTACTCTGGCGCGCACGGTCGCGCCACTCGTGTTGCTCGCGAGTGCGTTGGTGGCGCAGGTCCCGGACAACGTGCCGCGCACGCCACGGCCGCCCGCGCCCGGCACGTCGCCCGCGCTGGATAGCGCGCGCGCCGAACGCGGCAAATCGCTCACGTTTGCGATCTATACCTACGGCCCGGGCGACGAGGTGTTCGAGCGCTTCGGGCACATCGCGCTCGCGATGGCTGACGCGTCGACCGGCGAGGATGTGGCGTTCAATTGGGGGATGTTCGACTTCAATCAGCCGAACTTCCTCGGGCGCTTTCTGACGGGCGACACGCGCTATTGGATGGAGGGCTATCGCACCTTCGCCTTCAATGCGGCGTATCAGGGGCAGAATCGCTCCATCCGCAAGCAGGTGCTGTCACTGACGAATACGCAGAAGGGTGCCCTGCAGGAGTTCCTGCTCTGGAACGTGCAGGAAGACAACAAGTACTACCGCTACGACTACTACAACGACAATTGCTCGACCCGCGTGCGCGATGCGATCGACTGGGCGTTGGGTGGCGCGCTCAAGCCGGTACTCGACACGGCGGAGACGCACTACACGTGGCGCGGCGAGACGGCGCGCATCACCGGCGACAACCTCCCGATCTATGCCGGGATCGAAGTGGCCCTCGGCCAGCAGGCCGACCGGCATCTGAGCAAGTGGCAGTCGGACTTTCTGCCGGAGCGGCTCGCCACCGATTTTGCCGGCGTCACCCTGCGCGACGGCACGAAGCTCATTGCGCAGGACACGGTGCTCTTTGCCGCCGCCTCACGTACGCCGCTGCTGCGTGAGCCGCCCCAGTGGCGCTGGCGCGCGCTGATTGCCGGTCTCGTGCTGGCGCTGGCGGTGTTCTTCGCCGAGCGCCGCCTCGGGGCGCGCGGCGTAGTCACCGCGTTCGGGACGCTGTGGTATGTCGTCGGTGGGATCCTCGGCATGGCCCTGTTGCTCGCCGGCACGGTAACCAAGCACGCACCGTATATGGGGAGCAATCTCTCGCTCTTTCAGGTGCAGCCGCTGCTGCTCCTCACGGGGCTGCTCTGGTGGGCGCGTGGGCGATCCTCGCGCGCGGGACGTGCCGCGACATGGCTCGCGATGCTGTCGGCGGTGATCGCGTTCGTTGGCCTGCTCGCGCAGCATCTGCCGATGCTCTTCCATCAGCACAACGACGTCGTCTGGATGTTCATGGCCCCCGTCACCGTCGCGCTGGGATATGCCGCGCTGCCGCCGCGGTCGGGCCCGGGGCGCGTATGA
- a CDS encoding RNA polymerase sigma factor RpoD/SigA, which translates to MAVTPPKKKASFEEGSLDQYLRDISAYPLISREEEAELARRIRTGDQDALDKLVRSNLRFVVSVAKKYQNQGVSLSDLINEGNLGLIRAAHKFDETKGIKFISYAVWWIRQAILQALAEQSRIVRVPLNRAGTLHRIGKRANALLQELGREATHAEIADGMDITEEEVAKTMSISQVHLSLDAPLTPGEDNRLLDYLPDTNHATPDEQTFEKALTEAIEESLGSLKERESKILRLYFGIDGAEPMTLEEIGSLLGITRERVRQIKEKALSRLRHVSRSKALESFLG; encoded by the coding sequence ATGGCTGTCACTCCTCCCAAAAAGAAAGCGTCGTTCGAGGAAGGCTCACTCGATCAATACCTGCGAGACATCAGTGCGTATCCGCTGATCTCGCGCGAGGAAGAAGCCGAATTGGCGCGACGCATTCGCACGGGAGATCAGGACGCGCTCGACAAGCTGGTCCGCTCCAACCTGCGCTTCGTCGTCAGCGTGGCGAAGAAGTACCAGAATCAGGGCGTGTCGCTCTCCGACCTGATCAACGAGGGCAACCTCGGCCTCATCCGTGCGGCCCACAAGTTCGACGAGACGAAGGGCATCAAGTTCATCTCGTACGCCGTGTGGTGGATCCGCCAGGCGATCCTGCAGGCGCTCGCGGAACAGTCGCGCATCGTGCGTGTGCCGCTCAATCGCGCCGGGACGCTGCATCGCATCGGCAAGCGCGCGAACGCGCTGCTGCAGGAACTCGGGCGTGAAGCCACGCACGCCGAGATCGCCGATGGCATGGACATCACCGAAGAAGAAGTCGCCAAGACGATGTCCATCTCGCAGGTGCATCTCTCGCTGGATGCGCCGCTGACGCCGGGTGAAGACAACCGCCTGCTCGACTACCTCCCCGACACCAACCACGCCACGCCCGACGAGCAGACCTTCGAGAAGGCGCTCACCGAGGCGATCGAGGAAAGCCTGGGGAGCCTCAAGGAGCGCGAGTCCAAGATCCTCCGCCTCTACTTCGGCATCGACGGCGCGGAGCCGATGACGCTCGAGGAAATCGGCTCGCTGCTTGGCATCACCCGCGAACGCGTGCGCCAGATCAAGGAGAAGGCGCTGTCGCGCCTCCGGCACGTCTCCCGTTCCAAGGCGCTCGAGAGCTTCCTGGGCTGA
- a CDS encoding Gfo/Idh/MocA family oxidoreductase — translation MKDDVRIAVVGMGAIAQLTHIPVLAKMRGAKLVALCDNDAAKARALADRFGVPDVFTDFEELLDSDELDAVVIATPNHLHEPHVLSALRKKLHVLCERPLSLSARGIERCLAASEKSERVLAVGHNHRFRTDVQALGQFIRNGELGQVTSIRAGSLQVKKNADGWRLRRAESGGGVFLEHGFPLMDLAMWLTGEPEPVRVVSSMRRGRGASAVEDAMQIFLECANGLIVNIDVSSSYVNDEDRWWFEVHATRGSARLSPLRVIKDLNGRAVDVSPTGAASRESAFQQSYRAELAHFLAMINGTVPYELPSEQVQLQKVVEAIYKAADDGKEIRF, via the coding sequence ATGAAGGACGACGTGCGCATTGCCGTCGTCGGTATGGGTGCCATCGCCCAGCTGACGCACATCCCCGTCCTCGCGAAGATGCGCGGGGCCAAGCTCGTGGCGCTCTGCGACAACGACGCGGCGAAAGCCCGTGCGTTGGCTGATCGCTTCGGCGTGCCCGACGTCTTTACCGACTTCGAAGAGCTGCTCGACAGCGATGAGCTCGACGCGGTGGTGATCGCCACGCCGAATCACCTGCACGAGCCGCACGTCCTGAGCGCCCTGCGCAAGAAGCTGCACGTGCTCTGCGAGCGGCCGCTGTCGCTGTCGGCGCGCGGCATCGAGCGCTGCCTCGCGGCGTCGGAAAAGTCGGAACGCGTGCTGGCCGTGGGGCACAACCATCGGTTCCGCACCGATGTGCAGGCACTCGGGCAGTTCATCCGCAACGGGGAGCTGGGCCAGGTGACGAGCATCCGCGCCGGCTCGCTGCAGGTCAAGAAGAACGCCGACGGCTGGCGGCTGCGCCGTGCGGAGTCGGGTGGCGGCGTGTTCCTCGAGCACGGCTTCCCGCTCATGGACCTCGCGATGTGGCTCACCGGGGAACCGGAGCCGGTGCGTGTGGTGTCGAGCATGCGGCGCGGGCGCGGGGCGAGCGCTGTGGAAGATGCGATGCAGATCTTCCTCGAGTGCGCGAACGGGCTGATCGTGAACATCGATGTGTCGTCGAGCTACGTGAATGACGAAGACCGCTGGTGGTTCGAGGTGCACGCCACCCGCGGGTCGGCCCGTCTCTCGCCGCTGCGCGTCATCAAGGACCTGAATGGCCGCGCGGTGGATGTGTCCCCCACCGGGGCCGCGTCGCGCGAGAGCGCCTTCCAGCAGAGCTATCGCGCCGAGCTCGCGCACTTCCTGGCGATGATCAACGGCACGGTGCCCTATGAGCTGCCGTCGGAGCAGGTGCAGCTGCAGAAGGTGGTGGAAGCCATCTACAAGGCCGCGGACGACGGGAAAGAGATCCGCTTCTGA
- the rimO gene encoding 30S ribosomal protein S12 methylthiotransferase RimO encodes MSLKFGLVTLGCDKNTVDSERYLADLVAHGAEPVQDLRDADVVLVNTCGFIDAAKAESIEAIVDAARLKDDGKVQAVFAIGCMVERHKDELIDALPEVDVFLGNSETDRIVPELVERGLLGGSLVEHPGVRLFSGDLAHVRYLKISEGCDHGCAFCAIPLMRGKHRSFSVDDLVREAQLLEVQGAREVNLVAQDLAHYGRDRRDGNGLPELLEALVRETSIPWIRNMYLYSTGITPRLLEVIAANPRIVRYLDTPMQHGSDAVLARMRRPERQKTIRERLALYRDIVPDLAVRTSVIVGFPGETESDFVQLCDFLEELQFDRVGVFTYSPQEGTRAFAMEDDVADSIKQERKAHIEELQRRITAERYERFLGREARVLLERAGDAPGVWTARAPWQADDIDGLVHVHVPASLAATPMVPGAFLDVSIDDVVDDYDFTATLRQVADLPASAPPLRAGRSLPLVSELSSVGSYGR; translated from the coding sequence ATGAGTCTCAAGTTCGGTCTGGTCACCCTCGGATGTGACAAGAACACCGTCGACTCCGAGCGCTACCTGGCCGATCTCGTCGCGCATGGCGCCGAGCCGGTGCAGGATCTGCGCGACGCGGATGTCGTGCTGGTGAACACCTGCGGCTTCATCGATGCGGCCAAGGCCGAGTCGATCGAAGCCATCGTGGACGCCGCGCGCCTCAAGGACGACGGCAAGGTCCAGGCGGTCTTCGCGATCGGCTGCATGGTGGAGCGCCACAAGGACGAGCTGATCGACGCGCTCCCCGAGGTCGATGTCTTCCTCGGCAACAGCGAGACCGATCGCATCGTGCCGGAGCTGGTGGAGCGCGGGTTGCTTGGTGGCTCGCTGGTGGAGCATCCCGGCGTGCGCCTCTTCAGCGGCGACCTCGCGCATGTGCGCTACCTCAAGATCTCCGAGGGATGCGATCACGGCTGTGCCTTCTGCGCCATTCCGCTGATGCGCGGCAAGCACCGCAGCTTCTCGGTGGATGATCTGGTGCGCGAGGCGCAGCTGCTGGAAGTGCAGGGAGCGCGCGAAGTGAACCTCGTGGCCCAGGATCTCGCGCACTACGGGCGTGATCGTCGCGATGGCAACGGGCTCCCCGAGCTCCTCGAGGCGCTGGTGCGCGAAACGAGCATCCCGTGGATCCGCAACATGTATCTCTACAGCACCGGCATCACGCCGCGGCTGCTGGAGGTCATCGCCGCCAATCCGCGCATCGTGCGCTACCTCGATACGCCCATGCAGCATGGCAGTGATGCCGTGCTCGCGCGGATGCGCCGCCCCGAGCGGCAGAAGACGATTCGCGAGCGGCTCGCGCTGTATCGCGACATCGTGCCGGATCTCGCGGTGCGCACGAGCGTCATCGTGGGCTTCCCGGGCGAAACCGAGAGCGACTTCGTGCAGTTGTGCGACTTTCTCGAGGAGCTGCAGTTCGACCGCGTGGGCGTCTTCACGTACTCGCCGCAGGAAGGGACGCGCGCGTTCGCCATGGAAGACGATGTGGCCGACAGCATCAAGCAGGAGCGGAAGGCGCACATCGAGGAGCTGCAGCGCCGTATCACGGCGGAGCGGTACGAGCGATTCCTTGGCCGCGAGGCGCGAGTGCTGCTCGAGCGCGCCGGAGACGCACCAGGCGTGTGGACCGCGCGCGCGCCATGGCAGGCCGATGACATCGACGGGCTGGTGCATGTGCACGTGCCGGCCTCGCTGGCGGCCACGCCGATGGTGCCGGGGGCGTTTCTGGACGTGTCCATCGACGATGTCGTGGACGACTACGACTTCACGGCCACGCTGCGGCAGGTCGCCGACCTGCCCGCCAGCGCGCCGCCACTGCGGGCGGGGCGTTCGTTGCCGCTCGTTTCAGAACTTTCTTCGGTAGGGAGCTACGGTCGATGA
- the lepB gene encoding signal peptidase I: MAPVGLDRRAEALRAANRARGARRASRAGQRGRAGRREWVRILAAALVLYVLLRTVAVEAYRIPSASMERTLLAGDFLLVNKLRFGARLPFTATRLPGWSTPQRDDVIVFTWPVDPDKHFVKRVVGLPGDTLAMRDGQLERNGARVREPWVFRTTGPDAPVRDSWGPIVVPPRHFFVLGDHRDNSLDSRYWGFVPEPRLIGAPWRLYFSVEPDSTSAFPRWGSRWGSRWGHVRWARIGRAVE, from the coding sequence ATGGCGCCGGTCGGTCTGGATCGGCGTGCGGAGGCGCTGCGCGCGGCCAATCGGGCGCGCGGCGCCCGGCGTGCCAGTCGCGCCGGGCAGCGCGGGCGGGCGGGGCGTCGCGAGTGGGTGCGGATCCTCGCCGCCGCGCTCGTGCTGTACGTCCTGCTCCGCACCGTGGCGGTGGAAGCCTATCGGATCCCATCGGCGAGCATGGAGCGCACGCTGCTCGCCGGCGACTTTCTGCTGGTGAACAAGCTGCGCTTTGGGGCGCGCCTCCCTTTCACTGCGACGCGGCTTCCCGGATGGAGCACGCCGCAGCGCGACGATGTGATCGTGTTCACGTGGCCAGTCGATCCCGACAAGCATTTCGTGAAGCGCGTCGTGGGATTGCCGGGCGACACGCTGGCGATGCGTGACGGGCAGTTGGAGCGCAATGGTGCGCGGGTTCGCGAGCCCTGGGTCTTTCGGACCACCGGTCCAGATGCACCGGTGCGCGATTCCTGGGGGCCAATTGTGGTGCCACCGCGACACTTCTTTGTGCTCGGGGACCATCGCGATAATTCGCTCGACAGCCGCTACTGGGGCTTTGTGCCCGAACCGCGCCTCATCGGTGCGCCGTGGCGCCTCTATTTCAGTGTCGAACCTGACTCCACGTCGGCATTTCCCCGATGGGGATCCCGATGGGGATCCCGATGGGGACATGTGCGCTGGGCCCGCATCGGCCGGGCTGTCGAGTAG
- a CDS encoding aldehyde dehydrogenase family protein, translated as MTTFKNYIGGHWVAPTTGQYFENRNPADQQDLIGQFPASGVADIEAAVASAKRGFALWKRTPAPARGDVLRRVGDLLALRKEELADIMTREMGKPLAETRGDVQEGIDTAYYAATEGRRLFGHTVPSELANKWAMSMRRPIGICGLITPFNFPLAIPTWKAFPALLCGNAVILKPAEDVPHTATVLVEILLEAGLPPEVIQLVHGHGEVVGKALVEHPDVPVISFTGSTETGRLVGETCGRMHKRLSLEMGGKNAQIVLDDADLDLALDGVLWGAFGTTGQRCTATSRLILQAGIHDAFVARLEARARTLRLGDGRKAGTDVGPLVHEAAREKVERYIEIGKQQGATLVCGGARATGEGLDRGFFFQPTIFTGVTAGSRLDQEEIFGPVLSVIRVESVDEAFAVNNGVRYGLSSSVYTRNVNVAFRAMQELDNGITYVNAPTIGAEAHLPFGGVKETGNGHREGGWEVYEFYSETKVGYVDYSGALQRAQIDNY; from the coding sequence ATGACCACGTTCAAGAACTACATCGGCGGCCACTGGGTCGCGCCGACGACCGGGCAGTATTTCGAGAATCGCAATCCCGCCGATCAGCAGGACCTGATCGGCCAGTTTCCGGCCTCCGGCGTAGCCGACATCGAGGCGGCGGTGGCCAGCGCCAAGCGCGGCTTTGCCCTCTGGAAGCGGACGCCCGCGCCGGCGCGCGGTGATGTGCTGCGCCGAGTTGGCGATCTGCTCGCCCTTCGCAAGGAAGAGCTCGCCGACATCATGACGCGCGAGATGGGCAAGCCGCTCGCCGAAACGCGCGGCGATGTGCAGGAAGGGATCGATACCGCCTACTACGCCGCCACCGAGGGACGCCGGCTGTTCGGGCATACGGTGCCCAGTGAGCTGGCGAACAAGTGGGCGATGAGTATGCGCCGCCCGATTGGCATCTGCGGCCTCATCACGCCCTTCAACTTCCCGCTGGCGATTCCGACCTGGAAGGCGTTCCCGGCGCTGCTCTGCGGCAATGCGGTGATCCTCAAGCCGGCCGAAGATGTGCCGCACACCGCCACGGTGCTGGTCGAGATTCTCCTCGAAGCGGGGCTGCCGCCCGAGGTCATCCAGCTGGTGCACGGGCACGGCGAAGTCGTGGGCAAGGCGCTGGTCGAGCATCCGGACGTGCCGGTGATTTCGTTTACCGGCAGCACCGAGACGGGTCGTCTGGTTGGGGAGACGTGCGGACGCATGCACAAGCGCCTCTCGCTCGAGATGGGCGGCAAGAACGCGCAGATCGTGCTCGACGATGCCGACCTCGATCTGGCGCTTGATGGCGTGCTCTGGGGCGCCTTTGGCACCACGGGCCAGCGCTGCACGGCCACGAGCCGCCTGATCCTGCAGGCCGGCATTCACGACGCGTTCGTGGCGCGGCTCGAAGCGCGGGCCCGCACGCTCAGGCTGGGTGATGGTCGCAAGGCCGGCACCGACGTGGGGCCGCTCGTGCACGAAGCGGCGCGCGAGAAGGTCGAGCGCTACATCGAGATCGGCAAGCAGCAGGGCGCCACGCTTGTATGCGGTGGCGCGCGCGCGACCGGGGAGGGGCTCGACCGCGGCTTCTTCTTCCAGCCGACGATCTTCACCGGCGTGACCGCCGGCTCGCGGCTCGATCAGGAAGAGATCTTTGGCCCCGTGCTCTCGGTGATTCGCGTCGAGAGTGTGGACGAAGCCTTCGCCGTGAACAACGGTGTGCGCTACGGGCTCTCCAGCAGCGTCTACACGCGCAACGTGAACGTGGCGTTCCGGGCCATGCAGGAGCTCGACAACGGCATCACCTACGTGAATGCCCCCACCATCGGCGCCGAGGCGCACCTGCCGTTCGGTGGGGTGAAGGAGACCGGCAACGGTCACCGCGAGGGCGGGTGGGAAGTGTACGAGTTCTATTCGGAAACCAAGGTCGGCTACGTCGACTACTCGGGCGCGTTGCAGCGCGCTCAGATTGACAACTACTGA
- a CDS encoding SpoIID/LytB domain-containing protein produces MTRAATSAPTWHRHVAPGLFGALVVLAGASWACAPSLQPIGGTPPAPAPVVRGEANGHLARDRQVLVALEGKAPVAPVTATGRWKIDEDGGRAGFVRGAGGERWRVEQRGASLRIAGDGDDATPWRPGPFVARPSDGDSFLRYNGKRYRGELVFTATDSGILVVNRLPVESYLRGVVPLELGTRNPLDQAALEAQAIAARSYTYIRVPASEAVVPASGWHVTASVTSQVYGGVDAEHPVVDGAVQATEGLVLRFGGLLVDAPYFSSCGGKTAGPKEAWRDAKEEPYLHPEDDTDPRTGKPYCDLSSRNSWTQEFDAGLLTEAARRALQANGSRDPRPVTVTGVRIPERTPSGRAAALVIATDRGDIAVSARDIRYVLRDARGAMLPSTYFSVERETRSRGALTGLTLRGVGNGHGVGMCQWGAIGRARAGADARTILRHYYPGTVVGFAD; encoded by the coding sequence ATGACGCGCGCCGCGACATCGGCCCCCACGTGGCACCGCCACGTGGCACCGGGGCTGTTCGGCGCGCTCGTGGTGCTGGCCGGGGCCTCGTGGGCCTGCGCGCCGTCGTTGCAGCCGATTGGCGGCACGCCGCCGGCCCCCGCGCCGGTGGTGCGCGGCGAAGCCAACGGGCATCTGGCCCGTGATCGTCAGGTGTTGGTCGCCCTCGAGGGCAAGGCACCCGTCGCGCCGGTGACGGCGACGGGCCGCTGGAAGATCGACGAAGACGGTGGTCGCGCCGGCTTCGTGCGCGGCGCGGGCGGGGAGCGCTGGCGCGTCGAGCAGCGCGGGGCGTCGCTGCGCATCGCCGGTGACGGCGACGATGCCACGCCGTGGCGACCCGGCCCCTTCGTGGCCCGCCCGTCCGATGGGGACAGCTTTCTCCGCTACAACGGCAAGCGGTATCGCGGGGAGCTGGTCTTCACGGCGACGGACAGCGGCATCCTGGTGGTGAATCGGCTGCCGGTGGAATCGTACCTCCGCGGGGTGGTGCCACTCGAGCTGGGGACGCGCAATCCGCTCGATCAGGCGGCGCTCGAGGCGCAGGCCATCGCCGCCCGCAGCTACACGTATATCCGCGTGCCCGCGAGCGAGGCGGTCGTGCCCGCCAGCGGGTGGCACGTCACCGCCAGCGTCACCAGCCAGGTGTACGGTGGGGTGGACGCAGAGCATCCGGTCGTAGATGGCGCGGTGCAGGCCACGGAGGGGCTCGTGCTGCGCTTTGGCGGGCTCCTGGTGGACGCGCCCTACTTCTCGTCGTGTGGCGGCAAGACCGCCGGTCCCAAGGAGGCCTGGCGCGACGCGAAGGAGGAGCCCTACCTCCACCCCGAAGACGACACCGATCCGCGCACGGGCAAGCCGTACTGCGACCTCTCGTCTCGGAACAGCTGGACGCAGGAGTTCGACGCCGGGCTGCTGACCGAGGCAGCGCGGCGTGCCCTACAGGCGAATGGGTCGCGTGATCCGCGCCCGGTCACCGTGACCGGCGTGCGGATCCCCGAGCGGACGCCGAGCGGCCGGGCCGCGGCGCTGGTCATCGCCACCGACCGTGGCGACATCGCCGTGAGTGCCCGCGATATCCGCTACGTGCTCCGGGATGCGCGTGGCGCCATGCTGCCCAGCACGTATTTTTCCGTGGAGCGCGAAACGCGCAGCCGTGGCGCCCTGACGGGGCTCACGCTGCGCGGTGTCGGCAACGGCCACGGAGTGGGGATGTGTCAGTGGGGAGCCATCGGCCGGGCGCGGGCCGGGGCGGATGCCCGCACGATCCTGCGCCATTACTATCCGGGGACCGTCGTCGGCTTCGCCGACTGA
- a CDS encoding YajQ family cyclic di-GMP-binding protein, with product MASTYSFDVTTGCDLQEVDNAVNQASKEVAQRFDFKGSHVLIEFARAENLIKLEAEGEMRHTALIDVLRGKLIKRGISVKNLEFTDPKPGSHEILRSEVKLKMALDSETAKKVSAAIREAKLKKVTANIQGEQVRVQSPDKDALQDAIALLRKGDFGVELQFGNYR from the coding sequence ATGGCCAGCACCTACTCATTCGACGTCACGACCGGCTGCGACCTTCAGGAGGTCGACAACGCCGTCAATCAGGCCTCCAAGGAGGTCGCCCAGCGCTTTGACTTCAAGGGCTCGCACGTGCTCATCGAGTTTGCACGCGCCGAGAACCTGATCAAGCTCGAAGCAGAAGGGGAAATGCGGCATACCGCGCTGATCGACGTGCTCCGCGGCAAGCTCATCAAGCGCGGCATCTCGGTGAAGAATCTCGAATTCACCGATCCGAAGCCCGGCAGCCACGAAATCCTGCGCTCGGAAGTGAAGCTCAAGATGGCCCTCGACAGCGAGACGGCGAAGAAGGTCTCGGCCGCCATTCGCGAGGCCAAACTCAAGAAGGTCACCGCCAATATTCAGGGCGAACAGGTACGGGTGCAGAGCCCCGACAAGGACGCCCTGCAGGACGCCATCGCACTGCTGCGGAAGGGCGACTTCGGCGTCGAGCTGCAATTCGGGAACTACCGGTAA